ATATTGCCAAAATTACTTTCCATAATCGTTTTCAGCTTGAAGAACGCTTTATTCAGAAAGCAGCAAAGACAGAATTACTGAATGATTTCTCCTTTGCATACCGTTTTCGTTACAGACTTCAATCGACTTTTACACTTTGGGAAAAAGAAAAAAGAAGCCTTAAAGGGATTATTTCTGATGAAGTTATGTTCAACTTTGGAAAAGACAATAAACGAAATACTTTTGATCAAAATCGTCTTTATCTTGCAATGCGTTATCATATTAATCCAAATATAGGTTTGGAACTGGGATATTTAAATAGTTTTCAAAGACGTTCCAGCGGACTGGATTTTTATGACCGCGATATTATCCGGTTTACTTTTTATCATAAAATTGATAGATTTTAGATTTTAGATTTTAGATTTTAGATTTTAGATTTTAGATTTTAGATTTTAGATTTTAGATTTTAGATTTTAGATTTTAGATTTTAGATTTTAGATTTTAGATTTTAGATTTTAGATTTTAGATTTTAGATTTTAGATTTTAGATTTTAGATTTTAGATTTTAGATTTTAGAAAAAAAGCGGATCAAATTTCCAATTTGATCCGCTTTTTTTCTTGATTCTTTACTCTTTTTTCTATTTTCTCTG
This portion of the Flavobacterium gelatinilyticum genome encodes:
- a CDS encoding DUF2490 domain-containing protein, encoding MKIFKLVFILGLISPFLSAQNIKKTDQQTLTWIRYYNIFPLTEKWAIHSEFDNRSFINPIHQNLFVLRAQGRYRASKIAELGGGFAYFNVNTQDPHNDPDFSVPEYRAQQDITLIHDIAKITFHNRFQLEERFIQKAAKTELLNDFSFAYRFRYRLQSTFTLWEKEKRSLKGIISDEVMFNFGKDNKRNTFDQNRLYLAMRYHINPNIGLELGYLNSFQRRSSGLDFYDRDIIRFTFYHKIDRF